The proteins below are encoded in one region of Pseudomonas putida NBRC 14164:
- the putP gene encoding sodium/proline symporter PutP, with protein MGNPLTITFVIYIAAMVLIGFAAYRATNNLSDYILGGRSLGSVVTALSAGASDMSGWLLMGLPGAIYFSGLSEAWIAIGLTVGAYLNWLFVAGRLRVQTEHNGDALTLPDYFASRFEDNSGLLRIISAIVILVFFTIYCASGIVAGARLFESTFGMPYETALWAGAAATIAYTFVGGFLAVSWTDTVQASLMIFALILTPVIVLISTGGFDTTFAAIEAVNPANFDMFKGATFIGIISLMGWGLGYFGQPHILARFMAADSVKSIAKARRISMTWMILCLAGTCAVGFFGIAYFSANPDLAGPVTENHERVFIELAKILFNPWVAGVLLSAILAAVMSTLSCQLLVCSSALTEDFYKAFLRKNASQVELVWVGRLMVLAVALIAIAMAANPENRVLGLVAYAWAGFGAAFGPVVLISVLWKGMTRNGALAGIVVGALTVILWKQIDTWGLYEIIPGFLLASIAIVLVSKLGSPSKAMVQRFETADAAYHADK; from the coding sequence ATGGGCAATCCACTAACGATCACCTTCGTGATCTACATCGCAGCAATGGTGCTGATCGGCTTCGCCGCCTATCGCGCCACCAACAACCTTTCCGATTACATTCTGGGCGGTCGCAGCCTGGGTAGCGTGGTCACCGCGCTGTCCGCCGGCGCATCCGACATGAGCGGCTGGCTGCTGATGGGCCTACCGGGCGCCATCTACTTCTCGGGCCTGTCCGAGGCCTGGATCGCCATCGGCCTGACCGTTGGTGCTTACCTCAACTGGCTGTTCGTGGCCGGCCGGCTGCGCGTGCAGACCGAGCACAACGGTGATGCGCTGACCCTGCCGGACTACTTCGCCAGCCGTTTCGAAGACAATAGCGGCCTGCTGCGTATCATTTCGGCGATCGTCATCCTGGTGTTCTTCACCATCTACTGTGCCTCTGGCATCGTTGCCGGTGCCCGTCTGTTCGAGAGCACCTTTGGCATGCCGTACGAGACTGCCCTGTGGGCTGGCGCCGCAGCTACCATCGCCTACACCTTCGTGGGTGGCTTCCTGGCGGTGAGCTGGACCGATACGGTGCAGGCTTCGCTGATGATCTTTGCGCTGATCCTGACCCCGGTGATCGTGCTGATTTCCACTGGCGGCTTCGACACCACCTTTGCTGCCATCGAGGCGGTGAACCCGGCCAACTTCGACATGTTCAAAGGTGCCACCTTCATCGGCATCATCTCGCTGATGGGTTGGGGCCTGGGCTACTTCGGCCAGCCGCACATCCTGGCGCGCTTCATGGCCGCCGATTCGGTGAAATCCATCGCCAAGGCTCGCCGTATCTCCATGACCTGGATGATCCTGTGCCTGGCTGGTACCTGCGCCGTGGGCTTCTTCGGCATCGCCTACTTCTCGGCCAACCCTGACCTGGCAGGCCCGGTCACCGAGAACCATGAGCGTGTCTTCATCGAGCTGGCCAAGATCCTGTTCAACCCATGGGTCGCCGGTGTGCTGCTGTCGGCCATTCTTGCGGCGGTGATGAGCACCCTGAGCTGCCAGCTGCTGGTGTGTTCCAGTGCATTGACCGAAGACTTCTACAAGGCCTTCCTGCGCAAGAACGCTTCGCAGGTCGAGCTGGTGTGGGTCGGTCGCCTGATGGTACTGGCCGTGGCACTGATTGCCATCGCCATGGCTGCCAACCCGGAAAACCGCGTGCTTGGCCTGGTGGCTTATGCCTGGGCTGGCTTCGGTGCGGCCTTCGGCCCGGTGGTGCTGATTTCGGTGCTGTGGAAAGGCATGACCCGTAACGGCGCGCTGGCCGGTATCGTGGTTGGTGCACTGACCGTGATCCTGTGGAAGCAGATCGATACCTGGGGCCTGTACGAAATCATCCCGGGCTTCCTGCTGGCGAGCATCGCCATTGTTCTGGTGAGCAAGCTGGGCAGCCCGTCGAAAGCGATGGTGCAGCGCTTCGAGACAGCAGACGCGGCGTATCACGCTGACAAGTAA
- a CDS encoding carbamoyltransferase family protein produces the protein MALTILGLSGALSHDPSAALYIDGKLIAAAEEERFVRDKHAKNRMPYESAKFCLEQAGIKPSDVDVVAIPFAPISLFGKARWHYAKRYWYAPDRALDAILMGNRRYKRYRKKIVWCLEQLGFDPKKVKIEPVEHHLAHASSAYHCSGFKEKTAILGIDGKGEYATTFFGYGENGKIHKIKEFFDPDSLGGLYGAITEFLGFEMLDGEFKVMGMAPYGDASKYDFSRLASFENGELVINTEYANVIGLRRYKEKGKGFYFSPKLIEWLGPKREGDIADEPYIHYAASMQALFEKLALQMIDHYLGDTLRETGKLAFAGGCALNVKLNQKIIARPDVKELFVQPASGDAGTAVGAAAYVSHARGVPVEKMEHVYLGPSYSNEDVIAACARHPDQPKWRKLDNMPQQIAQIMVDGNPVAWFQGRMEFGPRALGGRSIIGCPSVEGVADRINHQIKFRERWRPFCPSMLDTVAPQMIKVDHPAPFMTFTFEVAEEWKTRVPEVVHEDGTSRAQVLKREYNPRYYDMMKALEDLTGNGVSLNTSLNRRGEPMICSPTDALNMFFGSDLQYLIMEDILVVKDGAAAYDQPL, from the coding sequence TTGGCATTGACGATTCTTGGCCTGTCCGGCGCCCTTAGCCATGACCCTTCCGCGGCCCTGTACATTGACGGCAAGCTGATTGCCGCCGCCGAAGAAGAGCGCTTCGTGCGTGACAAGCATGCGAAGAACCGCATGCCCTACGAGTCGGCGAAGTTCTGCCTGGAGCAGGCAGGCATCAAGCCGTCCGACGTCGACGTGGTAGCCATCCCGTTCGCCCCGATCAGCCTGTTCGGCAAGGCGCGCTGGCACTATGCCAAGCGTTACTGGTACGCCCCGGATCGCGCCCTCGACGCCATCCTGATGGGCAACCGTCGCTACAAGCGCTACCGTAAGAAGATCGTCTGGTGCCTGGAGCAGCTGGGCTTCGACCCGAAAAAAGTCAAGATCGAGCCAGTCGAGCACCACTTGGCCCACGCCTCCAGTGCCTACCACTGCTCGGGCTTCAAGGAAAAAACCGCGATCCTCGGCATTGACGGTAAAGGCGAATACGCCACCACCTTCTTTGGCTACGGCGAAAACGGCAAGATCCACAAGATCAAGGAATTCTTCGACCCGGACTCCCTGGGCGGCTTGTATGGCGCAATCACCGAGTTCCTCGGCTTCGAGATGCTTGACGGCGAGTTCAAGGTCATGGGCATGGCGCCGTATGGCGACGCCAGCAAGTACGACTTCTCGCGCCTTGCCAGCTTCGAAAACGGCGAGCTGGTGATCAACACCGAGTACGCCAACGTCATCGGCCTGCGCCGCTATAAAGAGAAGGGCAAGGGGTTCTACTTCTCGCCAAAGCTGATCGAATGGCTGGGCCCCAAGCGCGAAGGCGATATCGCCGACGAGCCTTACATTCACTACGCGGCCAGCATGCAGGCGCTGTTCGAGAAGCTGGCGCTGCAGATGATCGACCACTACCTGGGCGACACCCTGCGTGAAACCGGCAAGCTGGCCTTCGCCGGCGGCTGTGCGCTGAACGTCAAGCTCAACCAGAAGATCATCGCCCGCCCGGACGTGAAAGAACTGTTTGTGCAGCCGGCCTCTGGCGACGCCGGTACTGCTGTCGGCGCGGCCGCCTATGTTTCCCACGCCCGTGGCGTACCGGTCGAGAAGATGGAACACGTCTACCTCGGCCCGTCGTACTCCAACGAAGACGTCATCGCCGCCTGCGCCCGTCACCCGGACCAGCCGAAGTGGCGCAAGCTCGACAACATGCCGCAGCAGATCGCCCAGATCATGGTCGATGGCAACCCGGTGGCCTGGTTCCAGGGCCGCATGGAGTTTGGCCCGCGTGCCCTGGGTGGCCGCTCGATCATTGGCTGCCCAAGCGTCGAAGGCGTGGCTGACCGCATCAACCACCAGATCAAGTTCCGCGAGCGCTGGAGACCTTTCTGCCCGTCGATGCTCGACACCGTTGCCCCTCAGATGATCAAGGTCGACCACCCGGCACCGTTCATGACCTTCACCTTCGAAGTGGCTGAAGAGTGGAAGACCCGCGTACCGGAAGTGGTGCACGAGGACGGTACTTCGCGTGCCCAGGTACTCAAGCGCGAGTACAACCCGCGCTACTACGACATGATGAAGGCGCTGGAAGACCTGACCGGCAATGGCGTGTCGCTGAACACCTCGCTGAACCGCCGCGGTGAACCGATGATCTGCTCGCCGACCGACGCCCTGAACATGTTCTTCGGCTCGGACCTGCAGTACCTCATCATGGAAGACATCCTGGTTGTGAAGGACGGCGCGGCCGCGTATGACCAGCCGCTCTGA
- a CDS encoding 23S rRNA (adenine(2030)-N(6))-methyltransferase RlmJ: MNYRHAFHAGNHADVLKHIVLTRLIALMSRKEQPFAYIDTHAGLGLYDLQGDQATRTGEYLEGVARLWGRDDVPAMAADYLRVIKRLNADGELRYYPGSPELARRLMRQQDRALLNEKHPEDGPLLKENMKKDPRVVVHLGEGWHVPRALLPVQEKRAIMLIDPPFEQADELKRCTNSMKEAISRMRQTVAAIWYPIKDQRSLTRYYQDLTSTGAPKLLRVELYVHHQDSPQGLNGSGLAIANPPWGLEEELKELLPWLAKELAQTDGSYRMDWLIAE, from the coding sequence ATGAACTATCGTCACGCCTTCCACGCCGGCAACCACGCCGACGTCCTCAAACACATCGTGCTGACCCGCCTCATCGCCTTGATGTCGCGCAAGGAGCAGCCGTTCGCCTACATCGATACCCACGCAGGGCTCGGTCTGTACGACCTGCAAGGCGACCAGGCAACCCGCACCGGCGAGTACCTGGAAGGCGTCGCCCGCCTGTGGGGCCGCGATGATGTGCCGGCCATGGCTGCCGATTACCTGCGTGTCATCAAGCGCCTGAACGCCGACGGTGAGCTGCGTTATTACCCCGGTTCGCCCGAACTGGCGCGCCGCCTGATGCGTCAGCAAGATCGCGCGCTGCTCAACGAGAAGCACCCTGAAGACGGGCCGCTGCTCAAAGAGAACATGAAAAAAGACCCGCGTGTGGTCGTGCACCTGGGCGAAGGCTGGCATGTGCCCAGGGCCCTGCTGCCGGTGCAGGAAAAGCGCGCGATCATGCTGATCGACCCGCCGTTCGAGCAGGCCGATGAGCTCAAGCGCTGCACCAATTCCATGAAAGAGGCGATCAGCCGCATGCGCCAGACTGTCGCGGCCATCTGGTACCCGATCAAGGACCAGCGCTCGCTGACGCGTTACTACCAGGACCTGACCAGCACCGGCGCGCCGAAGCTGCTGCGGGTCGAGCTGTATGTGCACCATCAGGATAGCCCGCAGGGCCTCAACGGTTCGGGCCTGGCCATCGCCAACCCGCCGTGGGGCCTGGAAGAAGAGCTCAAGGAGCTTCTGCCGTGGCTCGCCAAAGAGCTGGCCCAGACGGACGGTAGCTACCGCATGGACTGGCTCATCGCCGAATAG